One region of uncultured Methanolobus sp. genomic DNA includes:
- a CDS encoding putative Ig domain-containing protein — MTDRKIIAFIFIILLFFTTLATANNDNIIFLKVGHIDTDQKTDTTIIEPDRVAVDINIEAADSSEKYYLVQFDGIVQPEWKDAAESAGATVLDYVPDNTFVLKMNETVRLQVESLEFVRWVGEYLPEYKYDFSQETDENRISTNENQIETIKLNVFLFESADSDEITQAINDINGDIISSSDRILIIVLPENQFDSLTSVSGISWIEEYSEVLLFNDVAAGIMNVDTVHDGIGLNGSGQIVAVCDTGLDTGVNDSSMHPDLSGRIIDILDYSDDGAADDADAWLNGGHGTHVAGSVLGTGLMSGGLYKGMAPEAELVFQAVQDSDGSMSINSASLETILQDAYDLGARIHINSWGYDTYLGVYTDSSWRVDEFMWEHPDMLILFAAGNSGIDSDEDGVIDNDSISPPSTSKNCIAVGASESYRPEKTAVYNKDNYGDLFSLPILGDEKADDENGIAAFSSRGPTEDERIKPDIVAPGTYIASTRSSLVTWYDWGMIDDYYAYMGGTSMATPLVAGSAALVREYYTDVENVANPSAALLKATLLNGAYDLTPGQYGEGDEQEVVGRPDYSQGWGRLDAENSIIAEYPEVIAYYDGESLSNNEFWTHTYDYIESGESLRATLVWTDYPGQVYSNKNLMNDLDFTIIGPTNIYYGNGGTESDHTNNVEGIELNNVSDGDYIFNVSAHTVPHGPQPFALVASFTCDNNEYPAPGTQAESKNTVVSTDVVHPQGVDLDSIIMKINDSPVMFDTITITDGYEIEYNTASSYQTGEYSVSVTASTESGQEFSYSWNFTVDAEASNTAPVLSDIIDQQVSESYPLTIELSASDDDGDTLTFDTNASFGNLSGNTFTWTPDYNASGIYYVEFNVTDGIEVDSETITITVINVDRAPVLSSIGSKTTSENQTLSFSVSAYDADYDTVTYSVNGVPDGASFDEGSGGFIWTPQYNDSGTYTVEFTASANGLEDSETITITVINVDRSPELDEIGSQEVNENELLSFVVSATDPDGDTITYSVGNMPSGANFDPGIHTFTWTPGFNDSGTHSVEFIADSNGLNDSEIVIITVNNVDRPPEFATISDQTVDENSTLIFTISAIDPDGEDVVYSSPDKPAGSTLDPDSGEFTWTPDYNDSGTHSVEFISTSNGLTGSEIITITVNNVDRAPEFATVSDQTVDENSTLSFTISAADPDGEDVTYSSPDKPYGSTLDSGSGEFVWIPDYSESGTYDVEFIASSNGLTDSETITITVNNIDRAPELATISDHTVDENSPLSFSISATDPDGTATITYSSNNMPTGSTLDPDSGEFAWTPFYNQSGMYDVEFVATSNGLTDLQTVTITVNNVDRAPVFDTIAGQTVDENSTLVFNVSAIDPDGDGVTTYSSDNKPSGSVLDSSSGEFTWTPDYNDSGVYPVEFIATSNALTDSIVVTVTVNNVDRAPEFNATGDKTVDENSTLRFTISATDPDGEDIAYSSPDKPSGSILDSDSGEFIWTPDYNDSGTHPVEFIASSNGLTDSEIVIITVDNVDRAPVLESIGSKSVNENQTLTFSIFATDSDGDSITYSVNYLPQGATFDTSEGEFIWTPAYGKSGNYNVEFIASANGLTDSEMITISVGDVDRPPVLESIGGRSIDENSTLTFNVSASDPDGDSVSYSVNYLPLGAAFDSLNREFTWTPSYDQSGNYDVEFIASANGLDDNETITITVVNVDRKPVLDSIGDMSVNENSPLTFTISATDPDGDDVISYSIEGKPDGADFYTGTRQFTWTPDYNDSGSYDVKFIASSNDLNDSEAITITVINVDRPVKLDQIDDRTINESDVINFMLVGNDPDGDKVTYSASILPGNSSLDDESGEFYWMTGYNDFGIYEIEFNATANGITVSQSMTITVNNIDRKPELATIGNRTVNENSTLSFTVSATDADNDAITYSANGLPDNAILDAYNGEFIWAADYDDSGVYNIEFIAWANGENDSETITITVFNVDRNPTLADISDKEIDENESLVFTISATDPDGPSAINYSANNMPTGSTLDSVSGEFTWAPFYNQSGIHNVEFVATSNGLNDSQTITITVNNIDRAPIFAIIADQTADENSTLFFTVSATDPDGDDVTYSSDNKPAGSTLGQDSGEFIWILDYNDSGIYEIEFNATANGITDSQPMTITVNNVDRKPELVTIGSRPVNENDTLTFTVLATDADGDEVTYSASSLPDGAVLDTYTGAFEWTTDYLDSGDYSINFTATANGLNDSETVYIRVINVNAPPQFNTAPVQTVLVNESLQFTLNATDIDNDNLTYSADVLPNGSEFNDTSLLFNWVPLANQTGIYYANFTVNDSQYYDYLNVSITVTNATTSSVTASSAAGGGGGGGGGGGGTTGEEFENIAVKDASSVFVGTGPVIFEFNRDGDDIEYVGYDSLKNAGTISVTIEVLLDKSTFVSSLPSGVVYKNINIWVGKTGYAIEENIDDPYIGFRVDRDWIEGNNIDPGSIALNRYNGGWSKLSTWQTDSDDNYLYFEASTPGFSPFAITGETQAIEINNDVSDTQFSPADSELESNVTAKGTEPENTLNGFSGLISCLILTFACFLYRKQ; from the coding sequence ATGACGGATAGGAAAATAATTGCATTCATCTTCATAATTCTATTGTTTTTTACAACTCTTGCCACGGCAAATAATGACAACATAATTTTTCTGAAAGTGGGTCATATTGACACTGATCAGAAAACAGATACCACTATCATAGAACCTGATAGAGTGGCTGTTGATATTAATATTGAAGCTGCGGACAGTTCTGAAAAATATTACCTTGTTCAGTTTGACGGGATCGTGCAACCTGAATGGAAAGATGCGGCAGAGTCTGCGGGTGCCACGGTTTTGGATTACGTTCCAGATAATACCTTTGTGCTGAAGATGAATGAAACTGTCAGGCTTCAGGTTGAATCTCTTGAATTTGTGCGCTGGGTCGGGGAGTATTTGCCGGAATATAAGTATGATTTTAGTCAGGAAACAGATGAGAACCGGATATCGACAAATGAAAACCAGATTGAAACGATAAAATTAAACGTATTTCTTTTCGAATCGGCAGATTCTGATGAAATTACTCAGGCAATCAATGATATCAATGGAGATATTATCAGTAGTTCTGACAGGATACTGATTATTGTTTTACCTGAAAACCAGTTTGATTCACTTACATCAGTTAGCGGAATCAGCTGGATCGAGGAATACTCCGAAGTTCTTCTCTTTAACGATGTCGCAGCAGGAATTATGAATGTAGATACAGTTCACGATGGTATTGGACTTAATGGAAGTGGCCAGATTGTTGCTGTATGTGATACAGGACTTGACACTGGAGTGAATGACAGTTCAATGCACCCTGACTTATCAGGAAGGATCATAGACATACTTGATTATTCAGATGATGGTGCAGCCGATGATGCAGATGCCTGGCTCAATGGTGGCCATGGAACTCATGTTGCAGGTTCTGTATTGGGAACTGGACTAATGTCAGGTGGCTTGTATAAAGGAATGGCACCTGAAGCAGAATTAGTATTTCAAGCTGTTCAGGATAGCGATGGGAGTATGAGTATTAATTCTGCAAGTCTTGAAACTATTCTCCAGGATGCATACGACCTTGGTGCAAGGATACACATAAATAGTTGGGGTTATGACACATATCTCGGAGTATATACTGATTCCTCATGGAGGGTTGATGAATTCATGTGGGAACATCCTGACATGCTAATATTGTTTGCAGCAGGTAATTCTGGAATTGATTCCGATGAGGATGGTGTAATTGATAATGATTCAATATCTCCTCCCTCAACTTCAAAGAACTGTATTGCTGTAGGTGCTTCAGAGAGTTACAGGCCTGAGAAAACAGCTGTTTACAACAAAGATAATTATGGTGATTTGTTCTCACTTCCAATTCTTGGGGATGAAAAAGCGGATGATGAAAATGGCATTGCTGCTTTTAGCAGCAGAGGTCCTACCGAAGATGAGAGAATAAAACCAGATATTGTCGCTCCTGGGACCTATATAGCTTCAACGAGATCCAGTTTAGTAACCTGGTATGATTGGGGAATGATAGATGATTATTACGCATACATGGGTGGAACAAGTATGGCAACCCCATTGGTTGCAGGTTCTGCAGCTCTTGTCAGGGAATATTATACTGATGTGGAAAATGTAGCTAATCCAAGTGCTGCTCTGCTTAAAGCAACTCTTTTAAACGGTGCATATGACCTTACACCCGGCCAGTACGGAGAAGGTGATGAGCAGGAAGTTGTAGGAAGACCTGATTACTCTCAGGGATGGGGTCGTCTTGATGCTGAGAATTCCATAATAGCTGAGTACCCGGAAGTGATTGCATATTATGACGGTGAATCTCTGAGCAACAATGAATTCTGGACTCATACCTATGATTACATTGAAAGCGGAGAATCTTTAAGAGCAACTTTAGTCTGGACTGATTATCCGGGGCAGGTTTACTCTAATAAGAATCTCATGAACGATCTGGACTTTACTATCATAGGCCCTACGAACATATACTACGGTAATGGAGGCACTGAGTCCGATCACACCAATAATGTGGAAGGAATCGAACTAAATAATGTATCAGATGGTGATTATATATTCAATGTCAGTGCTCATACTGTGCCCCACGGACCGCAACCTTTTGCACTGGTAGCTTCATTCACATGTGATAACAATGAATACCCGGCTCCCGGAACACAGGCCGAAAGCAAGAACACGGTAGTCTCTACTGATGTTGTGCATCCACAGGGAGTTGATTTAGATTCCATTATCATGAAGATAAATGACTCTCCTGTAATGTTTGATACTATAACAATAACAGACGGATACGAAATAGAATATAATACTGCCTCTTCATATCAGACCGGCGAATACAGTGTATCTGTAACAGCCAGTACCGAAAGCGGTCAGGAGTTCTCTTACTCATGGAATTTTACCGTGGACGCAGAAGCATCTAACACTGCTCCTGTTCTTTCAGATATAATAGATCAGCAGGTAAGTGAATCATATCCGCTAACAATTGAACTTTCAGCAAGCGATGATGATGGCGATACGCTTACTTTTGATACGAACGCAAGCTTTGGAAACCTTTCCGGCAACACTTTTACCTGGACTCCGGATTACAATGCTTCAGGCATCTACTACGTGGAATTCAACGTAACTGACGGGATTGAAGTTGATTCTGAAACCATTACAATTACTGTAATAAACGTTGACAGGGCACCGGTTCTGTCTTCAATCGGTAGCAAGACTACCAGCGAGAACCAGACGCTTAGTTTCAGCGTTTCTGCATACGATGCTGATTATGACACGGTCACCTATTCTGTAAACGGGGTGCCAGATGGTGCCAGTTTTGACGAGGGTAGCGGAGGATTCATCTGGACTCCTCAATACAATGATTCAGGAACTTATACCGTAGAGTTCACTGCATCAGCTAACGGACTTGAAGATTCCGAAACGATTACGATAACCGTTATCAATGTGGACAGAAGTCCGGAACTTGATGAGATTGGAAGTCAGGAGGTCAATGAGAATGAGTTGCTGAGTTTTGTCGTCTCTGCAACAGACCCGGACGGGGACACCATAACTTACTCTGTTGGTAACATGCCATCCGGAGCGAATTTTGATCCTGGAATCCATACGTTCACCTGGACTCCGGGATTCAATGACTCGGGTACTCACTCAGTTGAATTCATTGCGGATTCAAATGGTCTTAATGATTCTGAAATTGTTATTATCACAGTGAACAATGTTGACAGGCCACCGGAATTTGCTACGATCAGTGATCAGACAGTTGACGAGAACTCTACCCTGATATTCACAATTTCTGCAATTGACCCCGATGGTGAAGATGTTGTGTACTCATCTCCAGATAAACCAGCAGGATCAACACTTGATCCGGATTCCGGTGAGTTCACCTGGACTCCTGATTATAATGATTCAGGCACTCATTCCGTAGAATTCATATCCACTTCAAATGGCCTTACTGGTTCTGAGATAATCACAATTACAGTAAATAATGTTGACAGAGCACCTGAGTTTGCTACGGTCAGTGATCAGACGGTTGATGAGAATTCCACCCTTAGTTTCACAATTTCTGCTGCGGACCCTGATGGGGAAGATGTGACATATTCATCTCCGGATAAACCATACGGTTCTACTCTTGATTCTGGTTCCGGTGAATTTGTCTGGATACCTGACTACAGTGAGTCAGGAACTTATGATGTCGAATTCATTGCAAGCTCAAATGGCCTTACTGATTCAGAGACAATCACAATTACAGTAAATAATATTGACAGAGCACCTGAGCTTGCTACGATCAGTGATCATACCGTTGACGAGAATTCTCCTCTGAGTTTCAGTATATCTGCCACGGACCCCGATGGGACAGCCACAATAACTTATTCTTCAAATAATATGCCAACCGGATCAACACTTGATCCTGATTCAGGCGAGTTTGCATGGACGCCTTTCTACAACCAGTCGGGAATGTATGATGTCGAATTCGTTGCCACATCAAATGGGCTAACTGATTTGCAGACAGTAACCATCACAGTAAACAATGTTGACAGAGCACCGGTATTTGATACAATTGCCGGTCAGACAGTCGATGAGAATAGCACTCTGGTTTTCAATGTATCTGCAATTGATCCTGATGGGGATGGTGTGACGACCTATTCATCTGACAATAAACCTTCAGGTTCTGTCCTGGATTCCAGTTCAGGTGAATTTACATGGACTCCGGACTACAATGATTCCGGCGTTTACCCTGTTGAATTCATTGCAACTTCAAATGCTCTTACGGATTCAATAGTTGTTACTGTTACAGTAAACAATGTCGACAGAGCACCGGAATTTAATGCAACCGGTGACAAAACCGTTGATGAAAATTCAACCCTCCGCTTCACAATTTCTGCCACCGATCCTGATGGTGAAGATATTGCTTATTCTTCCCCGGATAAACCATCTGGTTCTATTCTTGATTCTGATTCCGGCGAATTCATCTGGACTCCCGATTATAATGATTCTGGCACCCATCCCGTTGAATTCATCGCAAGTTCAAACGGCCTGACAGATTCTGAGATTGTTATCATTACAGTAGATAATGTTGACAGGGCTCCAGTGCTTGAATCAATTGGCAGCAAGTCAGTTAATGAAAACCAAACACTTACTTTCAGCATTTTTGCAACTGACTCCGATGGAGATTCAATCACATATTCTGTTAATTATTTGCCGCAGGGAGCTACTTTCGACACATCAGAAGGTGAATTCATCTGGACGCCTGCTTATGGAAAATCTGGGAACTACAATGTTGAATTCATTGCATCAGCCAACGGTCTTACTGATTCCGAAATGATCACGATTTCTGTTGGTGATGTTGACAGGCCACCTGTTCTTGAATCAATAGGAGGCAGGTCTATTGATGAAAATAGCACCCTGACTTTCAATGTATCTGCCAGCGATCCTGATGGGGATTCCGTTTCATATTCTGTAAATTATCTGCCACTGGGAGCTGCTTTCGATTCATTGAATCGTGAGTTCACATGGACTCCTTCTTATGACCAGTCAGGAAACTACGATGTTGAATTCATAGCTTCAGCTAATGGTCTTGATGATAATGAAACTATCACAATTACTGTTGTTAATGTTGACAGGAAACCAGTGTTAGATTCTATAGGTGACATGTCAGTTAATGAGAATTCCCCTCTCACCTTCACTATCTCTGCTACTGATCCTGATGGTGATGATGTGATTTCGTATTCGATTGAAGGAAAACCTGATGGTGCTGATTTTTATACCGGGACCAGGCAATTTACATGGACTCCTGATTACAATGATTCAGGTTCATATGATGTGAAGTTTATTGCAAGTTCAAATGATCTGAATGATTCTGAAGCTATCACAATTACAGTTATCAACGTTGACCGGCCGGTGAAACTTGATCAGATTGATGACCGGACTATAAATGAAAGTGATGTCATCAATTTCATGCTTGTAGGAAATGACCCCGACGGGGATAAGGTAACCTATTCGGCATCCATCCTTCCTGGCAATTCCTCTCTGGATGATGAATCCGGTGAGTTCTACTGGATGACAGGTTACAATGATTTCGGTATATATGAAATTGAGTTCAATGCAACTGCAAACGGTATAACAGTTTCACAGTCCATGACAATTACTGTCAATAATATTGACCGGAAACCTGAACTTGCAACTATTGGTAACAGGACTGTTAATGAAAATTCGACTCTAAGTTTCACAGTTTCAGCAACAGATGCCGATAATGATGCCATTACTTATTCTGCAAATGGTTTACCTGATAATGCCATTCTTGATGCGTATAATGGTGAATTTATCTGGGCTGCGGATTATGATGACTCTGGAGTTTATAACATAGAATTCATTGCATGGGCTAACGGAGAGAATGATTCGGAAACGATTACAATAACCGTTTTCAATGTGGACAGAAATCCGACTCTTGCAGATATCAGTGACAAAGAAATTGATGAAAATGAGTCACTGGTCTTTACAATTTCTGCCACCGACCCGGACGGACCATCTGCAATAAACTATTCTGCAAATAACATGCCAACAGGATCAACACTTGATTCTGTTTCAGGTGAGTTTACATGGGCACCTTTCTACAATCAGTCAGGAATTCATAATGTAGAATTTGTTGCTACATCAAACGGCTTAAACGATTCTCAGACTATAACTATCACAGTAAATAACATTGACAGGGCACCGATATTTGCCATAATTGCCGATCAGACTGCTGATGAAAACAGCACTTTGTTTTTCACAGTTTCAGCCACGGACCCGGACGGAGACGATGTAACTTATTCATCTGACAATAAACCTGCAGGTTCTACGCTTGGTCAGGATTCCGGTGAATTTATCTGGATTCTGGATTACAATGATTCCGGTATATATGAAATTGAGTTCAATGCAACTGCAAACGGCATAACAGATTCACAGCCCATGACAATTACTGTCAATAATGTTGACAGAAAACCTGAACTTGTGACTATTGGTAGCAGGCCTGTAAATGAGAATGATACTCTCACGTTCACTGTACTGGCAACAGACGCCGATGGTGATGAAGTGACCTATTCTGCAAGTAGTTTGCCGGATGGGGCTGTACTTGATACTTACACAGGAGCATTTGAATGGACGACGGATTACCTTGATTCAGGTGACTACAGCATTAACTTCACAGCCACTGCAAATGGTCTGAATGATTCCGAAACCGTTTACATAAGGGTGATAAATGTAAATGCTCCTCCTCAATTCAATACCGCACCAGTGCAAACGGTTCTGGTAAATGAGAGCCTTCAGTTTACACTGAATGCGACTGATATTGACAATGATAACCTGACATATTCTGCCGATGTTTTGCCCAATGGCTCAGAGTTTAATGATACAAGTCTTCTGTTTAACTGGGTGCCATTAGCGAACCAGACTGGAATATATTATGCAAATTTCACAGTGAATGACAGCCAGTACTATGATTATCTCAACGTTTCAATCACAGTAACCAATGCCACAACAAGTTCAGTTACTGCAAGCTCTGCTGCCGGCGGCGGTGGCGGAGGAGGAGGCGGTGGTGGCGGAACCACTGGAGAGGAATTTGAGAACATTGCAGTAAAGGATGCAAGCTCCGTTTTTGTAGGAACAGGTCCTGTAATATTCGAGTTCAATAGGGATGGCGATGATATTGAGTATGTCGGGTATGATTCCCTTAAGAATGCAGGAACCATTTCCGTTACAATTGAGGTTCTGTTGGATAAATCAACATTTGTCAGTTCTCTTCCGTCCGGGGTTGTTTACAAAAATATCAATATATGGGTAGGAAAGACGGGCTATGCTATTGAAGAGAACATAGATGATCCTTATATCGGTTTCAGGGTTGATAGGGACTGGATCGAGGGCAATAATATTGACCCGGGTTCCATAGCTCTTAACAGGTACAACGGAGGGTGGAGTAAACTCTCAACCTGGCAGACAGATTCGGATGATAACTATCTTTACTTTGAAGCCAGCACTCCGGGATTCTCACCGTTTGCTATCACAGGTGAAACTCAGGCAATTGAGATAAATAATGATGTGAGCGATACCCAGTTCTCACCAGCAGACAGCGAACTGGAATCAAATGTTACAGCAAAAGGGACTGAACCGGAAAACACTTTGAATGGATTCTCAGGCTTAATTTCATGCCTGATCCTTACTTTTGCCTGCTTCCTCTACAGGAAGCAGTAA